GGCCGGTTTTTTGCTTGAAAGAGAAATATTCTCCTCTTGCTTAAATTGATGACTTATGTGGCAAAAGCTTAAACGTAGTTTATTTTTACAGGTTCTTTGTGCTCTCTTTCTTGGAGTTGCAGTTGGGGCTGGTTTTCATGATTTCTCTCTATCTTTAAAGCCTTTGGGTGATGGTTTTATTTCTTTAATTAAAATGCTGATTGCACCCATTGTTTTTTGTGTAGTTGTGCTCGGTATTTATGGTGCAAATGACATCAAAAAAATGGGCAAAGTCGGTGCAAAAACCATTCTCTATTTTGAAGTAGTCACCAGTATTGCTTTAGTTTTAGGCATTATCATTGCCTATGTATTTAAACCGGGTGTCGGCATGAATATCGATATCAGCCATTTAGATGCAAAAGATTTAAGCACCTATACCGAACGCGCCCATGAAATGAACACTGGTTCGGAATTTCTACTCAATATTATTCCGAAAACATTTACGGCTGCTTTTGCAAACGGCGATATTTTACAAGTTTTATTAATCGCTATTTTATTTGGTGTATCCCTACTTTTAATTCCTAAACATTTGGCAGAGCTAGTACGTCAGGCCCTTGAAGCTTTTTCTGAAGTCTTCTTTAAAATTATGGGCCTGATTATTCGTTTAGCACCTATTGGTGTGTTCGGATCAGTAGCCTATACCACCGCCAAATTTGGTTTAGATTCACTTC
This region of Acinetobacter sp. XS-4 genomic DNA includes:
- the dctA gene encoding C4-dicarboxylate transporter DctA gives rise to the protein MWQKLKRSLFLQVLCALFLGVAVGAGFHDFSLSLKPLGDGFISLIKMLIAPIVFCVVVLGIYGANDIKKMGKVGAKTILYFEVVTSIALVLGIIIAYVFKPGVGMNIDISHLDAKDLSTYTERAHEMNTGSEFLLNIIPKTFTAAFANGDILQVLLIAILFGVSLLLIPKHLAELVRQALEAFSEVFFKIMGLIIRLAPIGVFGSVAYTTAKFGLDSLLQLGYLVLLFYATCILFVVVVLGSILKLAGLNIFKFVAYFKDELAIVLGTASSDSVLPQIMKKLRNLGIKDSTVGLVIPTGYSFNLDGFSIYLTLGVIFIAQACNIDLSTHDLLAILLVSLITSKGAHGIPGSALVILAATLSVIPSLPAIGLVLLLSVDWFIGIIRACTNLIGNCVAAVVIAHWEKDIDHAQAKAVLDTKP